In Poecile atricapillus isolate bPoeAtr1 chromosome W, bPoeAtr1.hap1, whole genome shotgun sequence, one DNA window encodes the following:
- the LOC131591829 gene encoding SIN3-HDAC complex-associated factor: MFGFHKPKMYRSIEGCCICRAKSSSSRFTDSKRYEKDFQNCFGLHEARSGDICNACVLLVKRWKKLPAGSKKNWNHVVDARAGPSLKTTLKPKKMKTLSGSRIKSNQISKLQKEFKRHNSDAHSTTSSASPAQSPCYSNQSDDGSDTELSAGASRTPVFSFLDLTYWKRQKVCCGIIYKGRFGEVLIDTHLFKPCCSNKKSATEKPEQEGPQSPAISTQEEW, translated from the exons ATGTTTGGCTTTCACAAACCGAAGATGTACCGGAGTATAGAGGGCTGCTGTATTTGCAGAGCTAAGTCTTCCAGTTCTCGTTTCACTGACAGCAAACGTTATGAAAAAGATTTCCAGAACTGTTTTGG GCTCCATGAGGCTCGCTCAGGAGATATTTGCAATGCCTGTGTTCTTTTGgtgaaaagatggaaaaaattacCAGCAGGATCCAAAAAAAACTGGAATCAC GTGGTAGATGCCAGGGCTGGACCCAGCCTTAAAACAACATTGaaaccaaagaaaatgaaaactctgTCTGGAAGCAGAATAAAGAGTAATCAAATCAGCAAACTGCAAAAGGAATTCAAGCGGCACA ATTCTGATGCCCACAGCACGACTTCGAGTGCCTCCCCAGCTCAGTCACCCTGTTACAGTAACCAGTCGGACGATGGCTCTGACACAGAGCTGAGCGCTGGGGCCAGCAGAACACCCGTGTTCTCCTTCCTAGATCTCACATACTGGAAAAG GCAAAAGGTCTGCTGTGGAATTATTTACAAAGGGCGTTTTGGAGAAGTCCTCATAGACACTCATCTCTTCAAACCTTGTTGTAGCAATAAAAAGTCTGCCACTGAAAAGCCAGAACAAGAAGGACCCCAATCTCCAGCAATCTCCACCCAAGAAGAGTGGTGA